From the genome of Duffyella gerundensis, one region includes:
- a CDS encoding general stress protein → MAQHRGGAGNFAMDRQRASEAGKLGGQRSGGNFKNNPEKASEAGRKGGKNSHGGGRKPANAAEATNAS, encoded by the coding sequence ATGGCTCAACATCGTGGTGGTGCAGGGAATTTTGCAATGGATCGTCAACGCGCGTCCGAGGCTGGAAAGCTGGGTGGGCAGCGTAGCGGCGGTAACTTCAAAAACAATCCTGAAAAGGCATCCGAAGCAGGCCGCAAGGGCGGTAAGAACAGTCATGGCGGCGGCCGCAAGCCAGCCAACGCTGCCGAAGCAACCAACGCCAGCTAA
- a CDS encoding benzoate/H(+) symporter BenE family transporter gives MPVPLALRHFTLPAIVAGLVAVLVSYTSSAAIVFQAAQAAGATIEQTGSWLVVLGLAMGITTIGLSWKYRIPVLTAWSTPGAVVLTAGFHDVTLSEAVGVFIFSNALILLSAVTGLFARIMRIIPQAICAAMLAGILLRFGLNAFTGLQQNFLLCGAMCLAFVIGRQRMARYAILLTLLVGLAVAMAQQAIHLPPQPLRFALPEFVAPHFSPAALLGVGIPFFIVTMASQNAPGIATLQAFGYQPPVSSLIGWTGFTALLLSPFGGFSVCIAAITAAICMSEEIHPDRQQRYAAAVVAGLFYLIAGALGGAVGLLFSALPGALIQTLAGLALLATIAGSIQQALAQEAERDAAMIAFLVTASGIQLLGIGAPLWGLVAGLLACVIQRLLAKRKI, from the coding sequence ATGCCGGTTCCGCTCGCGCTTCGCCATTTCACCCTGCCCGCCATAGTGGCCGGACTGGTGGCTGTACTGGTGAGCTATACCAGTTCAGCTGCCATTGTTTTCCAGGCGGCCCAGGCAGCGGGTGCCACTATTGAACAGACGGGCAGCTGGCTGGTGGTACTCGGCCTGGCAATGGGTATCACCACGATCGGTCTGTCGTGGAAATATCGCATTCCGGTACTCACCGCCTGGTCAACACCGGGTGCTGTTGTACTGACAGCGGGCTTTCATGACGTCACCTTGAGTGAAGCGGTCGGCGTGTTTATCTTCAGTAATGCGTTGATTTTGTTATCCGCAGTCACCGGATTGTTCGCGCGGATAATGAGGATCATACCACAGGCAATCTGTGCTGCGATGCTGGCAGGCATACTGCTGCGTTTTGGTTTAAACGCCTTTACTGGCCTGCAGCAGAACTTCCTGCTATGTGGAGCGATGTGTCTGGCATTTGTTATTGGCCGACAGCGCATGGCACGCTATGCAATTTTGTTGACCCTGCTGGTGGGACTGGCGGTGGCGATGGCGCAACAGGCTATTCATCTGCCGCCCCAGCCGCTGCGCTTTGCGCTGCCAGAGTTTGTTGCACCTCACTTTTCTCCCGCCGCGCTGCTTGGCGTGGGTATCCCCTTCTTTATTGTTACGATGGCGTCGCAAAATGCGCCCGGCATCGCAACGTTGCAGGCGTTTGGCTATCAGCCCCCGGTCTCTTCCCTGATTGGCTGGACGGGCTTTACTGCACTGTTGCTGTCACCTTTTGGCGGCTTTTCTGTCTGTATAGCTGCAATTACCGCCGCCATTTGCATGAGTGAGGAGATTCATCCCGATCGCCAGCAACGCTATGCGGCAGCGGTGGTTGCAGGCCTGTTTTATCTCATCGCTGGCGCGCTGGGCGGCGCGGTCGGCTTGCTGTTCAGCGCCCTGCCTGGCGCGCTGATCCAGACGCTGGCTGGCCTGGCGCTGTTGGCGACCATTGCTGGCAGTATTCAGCAGGCACTGGCGCAGGAGGCTGAACGTGATGCGGCGATGATCGCCTTTTTAGTCACTGCCAGCGGTATTCAGCTGCTGGGTATTGGTGCGCCGCTGTGGGGGCTGGTAGCAGGCTTGCTGGCCTGCGTTATTCAACGCTTGCTCGCTAAACGAAAAATCTAA